The Lolium perenne isolate Kyuss_39 chromosome 6, Kyuss_2.0, whole genome shotgun sequence genome segment AACTCAATGATGCAGAAATGACAATATATTTCCTGCAATGTAAATGCATGCTATTACCTGCACTATATACGCTTGAAAATGGTTGAAAGCCACCTGGTAAATTTTTGAAGTTTACAGGAAGTTTGGTGCACTGCATTGACTCTGTGTGGACCGTGAATACACTGATACCGTCAAGTATCCCCAGGATCAGCATATTATTTTCGTCCATGAAGTCTACGACCAATCTGTCACCTGGACTCAGGAGAAGAAGTTTGTCGAGATGAATGGTTTTTGTCAGCCACCATGTTGCTACCTCATCAGAATCCGTCTCCCCCTTCCATAGCTGTGCTGTGTGACCCAAAACAGAGACCAAGCCAAGTCCACCACCCTCCGCAGACATAATCCATCCACCCAAAGGCAATGGAACCACAGCTAGGCTCTGGCTATCCAAATCTAACTCAAGGACTGCAGCCGAATTCCCACGAAGCGAGCAGTAAAGGGAACGCCCAACCATGGCGCCCGAGGTGTCCACAGAAAGTGTGCGGAGAAGCGGCGTCGATGTCTGAATAAGATCACCCCATGCGCCTGTATCCGAGGAGTAAACGCAAGCAACCGCTCGCGCGTGAGGCCCCTTGATGCAGCGGACGAACACCACCTGGAACTGGAAACGGTCGCCGTCTCCGGCAGCAGCCGCCGCAGAGCGAAGCACCATCCCGTTGTAGAACTTGTTAATGTTGCGGAAAGCGAGGGGGAGGGGTAGGCGGCGCTGGTCGCCGGTGACGGGGTCCCATACCAGTACCTGGCCTGGATGCACGTTGACAAGCAGAACGAGGCCGTCGCGGCAGCCGATGATCCGGCAGTTGTCCGCGCGGCCGGTGATGTGTAGGCGGAAGCGCTCGGGCGGGACGCGGTTGGGGGGATCCAGGGCAGGGTGGAAGGATATACCGCTGTCTTCCTTGGTGAAGAAACCGAGGACGGGGGCAGTGCCGCGGGAGCGGTGGTGGGCGCGGAAGCGGCGGAGGAAGCCGGGGTCGCGGACGAGACGGCGCCAGCGCTTGCAGGCGAGGGAGGCGCGCGGGAGGGAGGATGGCTGCGGGGGGAGCCGGAGGAGGATCTCCGCGAGGAGGTCGTCGTCCTccagcgccggcgccggcgccggcgacgagtTGGGGCTGTGGCGGCGGGTTGCCATTTCGATCTCGCTCCCGCCTGGAATGGAACTGGACTGGAAAATGAGTCGAATCTGGGTCCTTCTGTTCTGGCGCATTACTTTTTGTTGGTTCCTACGGCCCAGTAGGCCCATCAGGTTGATAGCATGAATGTGCCTCTCTGACCTTCGGACAGAGATTTTTTGGCTCTGGGCATCATCCTCCTGCTGTTTTAAACAAATTAAAAGTCATATTTAGAAGTtttaaaaaattataaaaaataaATATGTAGCCAATGATTTATCCCACaaacgtgcaaaatttcaatTCTAAATATTTTATATTCTAGGCTGCACAAAAATGGCAAACATGTGAATCTAAGTATGCATATtttaaatctccaaatttcaactgATTTTATCTTTTTTGAGTAGCCTACAGTATAAATAATTTCACATTAAAAGTTTGCATGCTTGTAGTTTAAGTCATTTACTATGCCCAggcttattttcatatttttttgaaactGATATGTATAATTTTTTTAAGAGCAAGAGCACTAGTGCCGAGGAGTCAAAGACACTTTCCGCAAACAACATACTGATGGAAAAGTCACCCTACAAAAGATACTCCCCCCGTTCCAAAATATAAAGAAAGCTATTTTTTTCCTAGTCTTTGACGCATAACTTCGATCACCACTATAAACAAAATTATGGATCAGGAATGTATACATGTTATTATTGTTGGATTCATCTTGCAAAATTCTTTCATTTCGTATATTTTTTAAAAACTAATATTTTGGACATATTATAATTAAAAAAATCATGGGTAAAGTTGCAACCAAAATCAAGGatgccttttattttgggatggagggtgctagtatttttgctatttttaccAAAGGGTGGGTGATAGTTGGAGGGGAGCACCCCAGTCATCCATGGCCGTCTTCGCCGCTAGCATGTCAGCCCCAACACTGGCTCGGTCAAATAGGGAGCAGAGGAGAAGAGAAGGTGGTGTACATGGCGAAGTGGATTGAAAAAGAACGAGAGGATAAGGGGGAGAGGGAAGATATGAGACAAAGGGGATGGTGTCCCCTCCCCCACTTTCATGTAGTAAGCACATCAGTCACATGCATAATCCATACACAAACTGATCAATGTGACGGATGCGACATGCTTTTATTTTCTTCTAACATCATCTTAAGGGAGACCAACTATTTAATTACTTCTCCATCTATCCTAAATGTGTGTCATAGATTTGTCTAAATAGGCATGTAAACACATTTAAGTGTCTAGATACATGCAAATCTAGACAAATATGTAATATATTCAGGGCAGAGGAAGTACTCCCGAAGTACGTCTCAAATTATAAGATATCCTGCATGAGAGATACAAGACATGTTATGGTTTGAAACAGAGTACGTCTCAAATTATCTTTAAAAAAAGAGTATGTCTCAAATTATAAGACGTCCGACATGAGAGATACAAGACATGTTATGGTTTGAAAAGAGGATAGTGCTAGATAGCAAAGAATTAAGAAGCACGTGTCTTCCAATTTTTTTACTTCGCCAACACCAACCACAGCTAAATGAACGATTTGGGGATGTTTTCAGCCCCAGGTTAGGTAGCTGAGAGGCACCAATTCAAATCGCCAGAATGAATACTCCTCTACTTGGCCATAGGTTCTCTATTCGAACGGCTGCCCTTAGCTGAATGCAATCCGGTGCACTTGAGCACATGCCAGAAAGCCAAGTCGGACTACCTGCCGGTTTGAACAATTCCAGCACCGCAGGCCCGCAGCCACGACCAAAATTACCCAGGTCAAGGTACAAGCTCATCACCTTATAGGGCATTAGATGGTTTACAATGTACTACAATGCAAGACAGGAACACACTAATATGGTATTTACATGGCATTACACATAACAAGCCTCCACATCAATGGATACCACACCAAGCAAAAAATATTCATTCGCTGACAGAGCTCCACATGGATGCAAGCACACATGTCTAATACTACAGAAAAAATGGAGAACAAGAATCCATGCGTTGGCCGACAGTCATGGTTTATTCTGTGCATGGATTGAAGCGCGGATCACATGATTTGGAGCTGGTGCCTTCTCGTTGATAAGAATTTGTTCAGGGAAGTCCACCCGAATCGTTTTGAACTGGTAGTGCTGCTTGACATCAAATAAAAGAAGATGCAAGTTATTGCCAAGCGTGAGAGGTTTAATAGAACCTGATACTATGACCGCAATAAACATTCTACGGTACAAGAAACTAATTGTCCAAAAAAGAAGTGAAATGAAACCGATAAAGTCTGGTTaggaaaataaaaggaaaaaaaaacaggCTGTTTTCAGAAAAAGATCCTGTTCTGCGCCTAATTGACATCCTCTATCTATTCCTCATCTTTTCCAAAACAGATGTATTTTTATACTTCTTAGCCGTGGTGAAAATATCAAATGttcaaaagtaaaaaaaaaaaaaaactctaagAAAGGAAAGGAAAAGAAAAACAGTCTATAGGTTCTTAAAGACGGTTACTTGGATGGTCTGAAGTAACGAAATGCAAAAAGACGTAGAAGAAGACTGGTATCAAAGGCATACCTGCTCTTTCCATGGTATATTCAGGATTCTGTAGTATGGTTCCAACAGTGCCACCCGGTCACCTTCTTTAATCTGTTGCGCAAAGGTTAATATTAGCAGGTATATCAGACATCGCAGAAGCCATTGCCACATGGAGCATAAGACACCACTGTGCCAACACTAACAGACATCGTTTTTTTTCTAATAAACCCAGTAATATCTTAAACCTGAGAAACAAATTGCTTGACTAGTATGGCATTGTAGAGTAGTACTTCAAAGATATAATGGAAATTAATGGTGGAACAGGTAGAGCCCAGACAAGCTGAGGAATACAAAATCCTGATGTTGGAGAACCTGTTCGCTATCCTGGTATTGGATTCACTGTTTATACATTTGAATCCAGATGTTGGAGTGACGCTTTAATATACTGAGTttccaaaggaaaaaaaaaagatcaGGTCACTACTCCTGCAAGAAGCCCGCCAAAACTAGAAGAAAAAAAACAGGTGATTTAGAATTTGAAGATGTACTAGTTCCATTGTGATTAGTGGTTACTTCCGGTTACCAGGGAGTGGGATTTAGATGTACATCATTTTAAATGTTGATTTGAATAAAACTAGTTGCCTTTAGCTGAATGCAATCCGGTGCACTTGAGCACATGCCAGAAAGCCAAGTCGGACTACCTGCCGGTTTGAACAATTCCAGCACCGCAGGCCCGCAGCCACGACCAAAATTACCCAGGTCAAGGTACAAGCTCATCACCTTATAGGGCATTAGATGGTTTACAATGTACTACAATGCAAGACAGGAACACACTAATATGGTATTTACATGGCATTACACATAACAAGCCTCCACATCAATGGATACCACACCAAGCAAAAAATATTCATTCGCTGACAGAGCTCCACATGGATGCAAGCACACATGTCTAATACTACAGAAAAAATGGAGAACAAGAATCCATGCGTTGGCCGACAGTCATGGTTTATTCTGTGCATGGATTGAAGCGCGGATCACATGATTTGGAGCTGGTGCCTTCTCGTTGATAAGAATTTGTTCAGGGAAGTCCACCCGAATCGTTTTGAACTGGTAGTGCTGCTTGACATCAAATAAAAGAAGATGCAAGTTATTGCCAAGCGTGAGAGGTTTAATAGAGCCTGATACTATGACCGCAATAAACATTCTACGGTACAAGAAACTAATTGTCCAAAAAAGAAGTGAAATGAAACCGATAAAGTCTGGTTaggaaaataaaaggaaaaaaaaacaggCTGTTTTCAGAAAAAGATCCTGTTCTGCGCCTAATTGACATCCTCTATCTATTCCTCATCTTTTCCAAAACAGATGTATTTTTATACTTCTTAGCCGTGGTGAAAATATCAAATGttcaaaagtaaaaaaaaaaaaactctaagAAAGGAAAGGAAAAGAAAAACAGTCTATAGGTTCTTAAAGACGGTTACTTGGATGGTCTGAAGTAACGAAATGCAAAAAGACGTAGAAGAAGACTGGTATCAAAGGCATACCTGCTC includes the following:
- the LOC139829697 gene encoding putative F-box/kelch-repeat protein At1g15680 isoform X2, which translates into the protein MATRRHSPNSSPAPAPALEDDDLLAEILLRLPPQPSSLPRASLACKRWRRLVRDPGFLRRFRAHHRSRGTAPVLGFFTKEDSGISFHPALDPPNRVPPERFRLHITGRADNCRIIGCRDGLVLLVNVHPGQVLVWDPVTGDQRRLPLPLAFRNINKFYNGMVLRSAAAAAGDGDRFQFQVVFVRCIKGPHARAVACVYSSDTGAWGDLIQTSTPLLRTLSVDTSGAMVGRSLYCSLRGNSAAVLELDLDSQSLAVVPLPLGGWIMSAEGGGLGLVSVLGHTAQLWKGETDSDEVATWWLTKTIHLDKLLLLSPGDRLVVDFMDENNMLILGILDGISVFTVHTESMQCTKLPVNFKNLPEMGVGAEHAGAEILHNR
- the LOC139829697 gene encoding putative F-box/kelch-repeat protein At1g15680 isoform X1 yields the protein MATRRHSPNSSPAPAPALEDDDLLAEILLRLPPQPSSLPRASLACKRWRRLVRDPGFLRRFRAHHRSRGTAPVLGFFTKEDSGISFHPALDPPNRVPPERFRLHITGRADNCRIIGCRDGLVLLVNVHPGQVLVWDPVTGDQRRLPLPLAFRNINKFYNGMVLRSAAAAAGDGDRFQFQVVFVRCIKGPHARAVACVYSSDTGAWGDLIQTSTPLLRTLSVDTSGAMVGRSLYCSLRGNSAAVLELDLDSQSLAVVPLPLGGWIMSAEGGGLGLVSVLGHTAQLWKGETDSDEVATWWLTKTIHLDKLLLLSPGDRLVVDFMDENNMLILGILDGISVFTVHTESMQCTKLPVNFKNLPGGFQPFSSVYSAEMGVGAEHAGAEILHNR